Proteins co-encoded in one Gemmatimonadales bacterium genomic window:
- a CDS encoding ABC transporter ATP-binding protein: MLDARLVKRRHPFLLDLAFQAPAGSTTVLVGESGAGKTTALRLLAGLDRLDQGFVTLGDQRYDDPAAGLHLPAWRRDLGYVAQDYALFPHLTVYQNVAFGLRASGVDRRRIRPMVEEALGLVRIPELIGRPSGQLSGGQQQRVTLARALVLSPRLLLLDEPLSSLDLQTRRVVRGELRALLQRLSCATVYVTHSPVEALLFGDRIVVLEGGRVAQAGSREELLRYPRSPFVAELVGTNLFVGRLGDSIPGSRVAIRTAEGMVTIEESTGPGSVYLTVSPREITLFGATPGGSAQNVFSGAVREIIPEPPGGERVRVVLDTRPALVAEVTPEAVAALGLHEGMQVHAAFKATGVRVYS; the protein is encoded by the coding sequence GTGCTCGACGCCCGACTGGTTAAGCGGCGCCACCCGTTCCTCCTGGACCTCGCCTTCCAGGCGCCGGCCGGGAGCACGACCGTTCTGGTCGGCGAGAGTGGCGCGGGGAAAACCACCGCGCTCCGCCTCCTGGCCGGTCTCGACCGGCTGGACCAGGGCTTCGTGACGCTGGGCGATCAGCGCTATGACGACCCGGCCGCGGGCCTGCACCTGCCGGCGTGGCGCCGGGACCTCGGCTACGTGGCACAGGACTACGCCCTGTTCCCCCACCTCACGGTCTACCAGAACGTCGCCTTTGGACTCCGGGCATCGGGCGTGGACCGACGGCGCATCCGGCCCATGGTGGAGGAGGCGCTCGGTCTGGTCAGGATCCCGGAGCTCATCGGCCGGCCATCGGGACAGCTGTCCGGGGGACAGCAGCAGCGGGTCACGCTGGCCCGCGCGCTGGTGCTCAGTCCCCGCCTGCTGCTGCTGGACGAGCCGCTGTCCTCCCTGGACCTGCAGACCCGCCGGGTGGTCCGCGGGGAGCTGCGGGCCCTGTTGCAGCGCCTGAGCTGCGCGACGGTCTACGTCACCCACAGTCCGGTGGAAGCCCTGCTGTTCGGGGATCGCATCGTGGTGCTGGAGGGGGGACGGGTAGCGCAGGCGGGGTCGCGCGAGGAGCTGCTCCGCTATCCGCGCTCGCCCTTCGTGGCTGAGCTGGTGGGCACCAATCTGTTCGTGGGCCGGCTGGGGGATTCGATCCCGGGGTCCAGGGTGGCCATCCGGACGGCGGAGGGGATGGTTACGATCGAGGAGTCAACCGGACCGGGGAGCGTCTATCTCACGGTGAGCCCCCGCGAGATCACCCTGTTCGGGGCCACTCCCGGGGGCAGCGCGCAGAACGTGTTCTCCGGCGCGGTGCGCGAGATCATCCCTGAGCCACCCGGGGGTGAGCGGGTGCGGGTGGTGCTGGACACCCGGCCGGCGCTGGTGGCCGAGGTGACGCCGGAAGCGGTCGCGGCGCTCGGGCTCCACGAGGGAATGCAGGTCCACGCGGCATTCAAGGCGACCGGGGTGCGGGTCTACAGCTAG